In Paraflavitalea devenefica, the following are encoded in one genomic region:
- a CDS encoding LytR/AlgR family response regulator transcription factor: MIRAIIVDDEPYCCEVLSTLLEKYCPEVTIEAICSSAKEAITAISTHSPQLVFLDIEMPHMNGFQLLERLPHIDFDLIFTTSYDQYAIKAIKFSALDYLLKPIDRSELQIAVRKAVDRLQHPLPQQLQILLQKLYQPPPQVSRVALPTMEGLQLVPLDTIISCASSSNYTIISLKDKQKIIVSRTLKEIEEMLEDYLFMRVHHSYLVNLNEIRKYIKGEGGNLIMSDGSSVDVSRSKKEQLLKKLQPGKS, translated from the coding sequence ATGATCAGAGCCATCATTGTAGACGATGAACCCTACTGCTGTGAAGTACTCAGCACCTTGCTGGAAAAATACTGCCCGGAGGTAACCATAGAAGCCATTTGCTCTTCTGCCAAAGAAGCCATCACGGCCATCAGCACCCATTCTCCGCAATTGGTTTTCCTGGACATTGAAATGCCCCACATGAATGGCTTCCAGCTATTGGAGCGGCTTCCCCATATTGATTTTGATCTTATATTTACCACCAGTTACGACCAATATGCCATCAAGGCCATTAAATTCAGCGCCCTTGACTACCTCTTAAAGCCCATTGACCGGAGCGAACTGCAAATAGCAGTGAGAAAAGCGGTAGACCGCTTGCAACATCCCCTTCCCCAGCAGTTACAGATCCTGCTGCAAAAACTATATCAGCCACCCCCGCAAGTCAGCAGGGTAGCCCTGCCCACCATGGAAGGATTGCAATTGGTACCACTGGACACCATCATCAGTTGCGCTTCCAGCAGCAACTACACAATTATTTCATTAAAAGACAAACAGAAGATCATTGTTTCACGTACACTTAAAGAAATAGAAGAAATGCTGGAAGACTATCTGTTCATGCGGGTACACCATTCGTACCTCGTCAATTTAAACGAAATTCGTAAATACATTAAAGGCGAAGGAGGGAATCTTATCATGAGCGATGGATCGTCGGTAGACGTCTCCCGGAGTAAAAAAGAGCAGCTATTAAAAAAATTACAACCCGGGAAGAGCTGA
- a CDS encoding DeoR/GlpR family DNA-binding transcription regulator, giving the protein MFKKERQAYILKQITEHQKVVSADISQQMNVSEDTIRRDLQELANKGKLIKVHGGALSLAYTKEDPPLPEYEKAPPEQEKSLPEKIIAQKAARLIRSGMFVMTSGGSTTAQLARMLPEDLKATFISGSIQAIVEFTRHPSIEVIIIGDKVSKNGKLTVGSEAIAKIRQIKADVCLVEVQAIDIQNGISEIDWEIAQIKKAMIESSQKVIGLCKSDKINTVRPVQLCPVHNLHSIITELDASHELLSPYRAAGIEII; this is encoded by the coding sequence ATGTTCAAAAAAGAAAGACAAGCGTACATTCTGAAACAGATCACCGAACACCAGAAGGTGGTCTCTGCCGATATTTCCCAGCAGATGAACGTGTCAGAAGATACCATACGCCGCGACTTGCAGGAGCTGGCCAACAAAGGCAAGCTCATAAAAGTACACGGCGGTGCTTTGTCCCTTGCCTATACCAAAGAAGATCCCCCGCTTCCTGAATATGAAAAAGCACCGCCTGAGCAGGAAAAATCACTGCCCGAGAAGATCATTGCTCAAAAAGCAGCCCGCCTCATTCGCAGCGGCATGTTTGTAATGACCAGTGGTGGCAGCACCACAGCTCAACTGGCGCGGATGCTGCCGGAAGACCTGAAAGCCACCTTTATCTCGGGAAGCATCCAGGCCATCGTGGAATTTACCCGCCATCCTTCCATAGAAGTCATCATCATTGGTGATAAAGTCTCCAAAAACGGTAAGCTCACCGTAGGCAGTGAGGCCATTGCAAAGATCAGGCAAATAAAAGCCGATGTATGCCTGGTCGAGGTGCAGGCCATTGACATTCAGAACGGCATCAGTGAAATTGACTGGGAAATAGCCCAGATCAAAAAAGCAATGATTGAAAGCTCACAGAAAGTCATTGGTTTATGCAAATCGGATAAAATAAATACGGTAAGACCCGTACAACTTTGTCCGGTGCATAACCTGCACAGCATCATCACCGAACTGGATGCCAGCCACGAACTGCTGTCCCCCTACCGGGCCGCCGGCATAGAGATCATATAA
- a CDS encoding ABC transporter permease — protein MEIKKWFRPFETVNQRQGMLIGGIWLVLVLGYWFIASAGTKHLFPTPGQVWEGFQSLYNEGLVVHVVSSLGLCLQATLLSIIISLVIVYLSPLPALKPIATIFSKLRYLPLTGITFYLAILVKDARTMQISVLFVFMSLYFITSLLAVLKDIPQEEIDHARSLKCSRWEVLWEVVIKGRIDYVIDVLRQNLSITWMMLVTVESILVAAGGLGVLIKNSDKFMNHGRIVALQLVILLVGLLLDRVLQVARKSFFKYSSF, from the coding sequence ATGGAAATAAAGAAGTGGTTCAGGCCTTTTGAGACCGTTAATCAAAGGCAAGGAATGCTTATTGGTGGTATCTGGCTGGTGCTGGTGTTGGGATATTGGTTTATTGCTTCAGCAGGCACCAAACATTTGTTCCCTACACCCGGCCAGGTTTGGGAAGGATTTCAGTCGCTATACAATGAAGGGCTGGTAGTGCATGTAGTGAGCTCATTGGGACTGTGCCTGCAGGCTACGTTACTGTCCATTATCATATCCCTGGTAATTGTATATCTATCGCCACTGCCGGCTTTAAAACCTATCGCCACTATTTTCAGCAAGCTGCGGTACCTGCCGCTGACGGGTATTACTTTTTACCTGGCTATCCTGGTAAAAGATGCGCGGACTATGCAGATCAGTGTATTGTTCGTTTTCATGAGCCTTTATTTTATCACTTCGCTGCTGGCAGTATTGAAGGACATTCCGCAGGAGGAAATTGATCATGCCCGCTCGCTGAAGTGTAGCCGCTGGGAAGTATTGTGGGAGGTGGTGATCAAAGGACGTATAGATTATGTGATTGATGTATTGCGGCAAAACCTGTCTATTACCTGGATGATGCTGGTAACGGTGGAGTCCATACTGGTAGCAGCGGGCGGACTGGGTGTATTGATCAAGAACAGTGATAAGTTTATGAATCACGGCCGCATTGTAGCACTCCAGCTGGTGATCCTGCTGGTGGGCTTATTGCTGGACCGGGTGCTGCAGGTGGCAAGGAAATCATTTTTTAAATATTCAAGTTTCTAA
- a CDS encoding YeeE/YedE family protein yields MQPTIDTDFEMRTQDTICVNESQLTHKWYHNIKYLVVGVLFGIVFVKAEVISWFRIQEMFRFQSFHMYGVIGSAVVVGMISVFLIKRFNVKTIYGEPVQFHPKKFNKGQVIGGLLFGFGWAMTGACPGPLFALIGTGATVIVVVLLSAIAGTWVYGRFRDKLPH; encoded by the coding sequence ATGCAGCCAACCATTGATACAGATTTTGAAATGCGCACACAGGATACGATCTGTGTGAATGAATCACAGCTCACCCATAAGTGGTACCATAATATAAAGTACCTGGTGGTGGGTGTATTGTTTGGGATCGTTTTTGTAAAGGCGGAAGTGATCAGTTGGTTCCGGATCCAGGAGATGTTCCGCTTCCAGAGTTTTCATATGTATGGTGTTATTGGCTCTGCCGTTGTGGTGGGTATGATCTCCGTATTCCTGATCAAGCGATTTAATGTGAAAACGATTTATGGAGAGCCGGTACAGTTCCATCCCAAGAAGTTCAATAAAGGGCAGGTGATTGGTGGCTTGCTGTTTGGCTTCGGCTGGGCGATGACGGGCGCCTGTCCCGGACCTTTGTTTGCCCTGATCGGAACGGGCGCTACAGTGATCGTTGTTGTATTGCTAAGCGCTATTGCGGGCACCTGGGTATATGGGCGGTTTAGGGATAAGCTGCCGCATTAA
- a CDS encoding Bax inhibitor-1/YccA family protein: MALFKSGNPALSEKIFDRTISTPHTDVMTVRGTLNKFGILFLLVMATAGLAWKMAYSGVNIVPYMWAAVIGALVLAFITIFRPQWGAYTAPIYAILEGFALGCISAYYNFAFAKIAPNIITQAVGLTFGVVLAMYGLYRFRIIRATERFKSIVITATVGIGIFYLISMVLRLFGVNIPFIHEGSTIGIIFSLVVVGIAALNLILDFDMIEQGAQRQAPKYMEWYGAFGLLVTIVWLYLEILRLLAKLSDRR, translated from the coding sequence ATGGCCCTTTTTAAATCCGGTAATCCGGCATTAAGTGAAAAAATCTTCGATCGCACCATCAGCACGCCCCATACAGATGTAATGACCGTGCGCGGCACCCTCAACAAATTTGGCATCCTCTTCTTACTCGTGATGGCCACTGCTGGTCTCGCCTGGAAAATGGCTTATTCCGGCGTAAACATCGTTCCCTATATGTGGGCAGCCGTAATTGGTGCGCTGGTACTTGCTTTCATCACCATCTTTAGACCACAATGGGGCGCTTATACAGCTCCTATATATGCAATATTGGAAGGTTTTGCGTTAGGTTGTATCTCCGCTTATTACAACTTCGCATTTGCCAAAATTGCCCCCAACATCATTACGCAGGCGGTAGGCCTCACCTTCGGTGTGGTATTAGCCATGTATGGACTTTATCGTTTCCGCATCATTCGCGCCACAGAAAGATTTAAATCAATAGTAATAACAGCTACCGTTGGTATTGGTATATTCTACCTCATATCAATGGTATTGCGCCTGTTTGGTGTTAACATCCCTTTCATTCATGAAGGCAGCACCATCGGTATCATCTTCTCCCTCGTGGTAGTAGGTATCGCAGCGCTCAACCTTATCCTCGACTTCGACATGATCGAGCAGGGAGCACAACGCCAGGCCCCCAAATACATGGAATGGTACGGCGCATTTGGCTTACTCGTAACCATCGTTTGGTTATACCTCGAGATCCTGCGCCTGCTGGCCAAGCTCTCCGACAGAAGATAA
- a CDS encoding YeeE/YedE family protein: MIDFIRQPWPWYVAGPLIGLTVPALLLLGNKHFGISANLRHICAMCLPANIPFFTYNWKKELWNLFFAGGILLGGIIAAWLLRNPAPVEVNEALATTLSQHGITNYDGLVPVDVFSWQQLFTVRGLLMMVGGGFLVGFGTRYAGGCTSGHAITGLSNLQWPSLVATICFMVGGLLMANFILPVILSL, translated from the coding sequence ATTATTGACTTTATCCGGCAGCCCTGGCCATGGTATGTGGCTGGGCCGCTGATCGGTTTAACGGTGCCGGCCCTGCTGCTGCTGGGCAACAAGCATTTTGGCATCTCTGCCAACCTGCGGCATATCTGCGCGATGTGCCTGCCGGCCAATATTCCCTTTTTTACCTATAACTGGAAGAAGGAATTGTGGAACCTGTTTTTTGCAGGGGGGATATTGCTGGGTGGTATTATCGCTGCCTGGCTGTTACGTAACCCTGCACCGGTGGAGGTAAATGAGGCTTTGGCTACAACGCTATCGCAGCATGGCATTACCAATTATGACGGTCTTGTGCCTGTTGATGTATTTAGCTGGCAACAGCTTTTTACTGTACGTGGCCTGTTGATGATGGTGGGCGGCGGTTTCCTTGTAGGGTTTGGCACCCGGTATGCGGGCGGATGCACCAGTGGTCATGCCATTACGGGATTGAGCAATTTACAATGGCCATCGCTGGTAGCTACCATTTGTTTTATGGTGGGCGGATTACTGATGGCGAATTTTATTTTACCTGTTATTTTATCCTTATAG
- a CDS encoding tetratricopeptide repeat-containing sensor histidine kinase, with the protein MTNTFIRNSLLTALLVPLLAIHAPAQQMESNSITRLKAELPFTTGTDRVDCLTRIAYRYAYSATVKSDSGFVYARQAVEEAEKLGYELGLCKAANLYAHVLLQLSRPNEGITWYRRSTRLAVDLNNDSLLAKGLRGIGQALWYQCNFQQAIDTITLSIQHFKQLGWKKDISDATMTMSNIYGNQGNYEKSFEVAQQSLALSQDLHDIGNIVLSLTEIGKSYRNIGDHTSALEYYKKGYAYNSSGMHWAYRYLSQCMGELYCDLQQFDSAWYFYQQSFNGNPGSKSSRLRVAEYYLLRKEYDSAQAQFAYLYNVLKPGGEKHLYMYSMLGLGKIYFAKKDYTRARQFAYEAWTLARQKNAKLNLRDACQLLYSIHEEMKQPGQAFYYYKQYVQVKEAVLNDQLKGKLYEFRRIAEDEKKVAQIKLLEQEKLISEQKLKSNQLLRNILTGGLVLLAFLSLMVLGNISLKRKNEKLRNEKIQKDLEHRATELEMQALRAQMNPHFIFNCLSSINRFILKNEPDKASDYLTRFSRLIRLVLINSQKPYIVLEDEIEMLRLYLEMEQLRFKNTFDYSIIYNNDIEPSNIMLPPLLLQPFCENAIWHGLMHKEGHGQLSVAFSMRNNILNCTITDNGIGRARAAEIQTKSAEKIKSLGIKLTAERLALFNEDRSIQTYYNIEDIKDEQCNIIGTKVTIEIRYKELTETVR; encoded by the coding sequence ATGACGAATACTTTTATACGGAATAGCTTACTTACTGCTTTACTCGTTCCATTGCTTGCCATACATGCCCCCGCACAGCAGATGGAAAGCAATAGCATAACCAGGCTGAAAGCAGAGCTGCCTTTTACCACCGGGACCGATAGGGTCGATTGCCTCACCAGGATCGCTTACCGGTACGCTTATTCTGCCACCGTAAAATCCGATTCAGGATTTGTGTATGCCAGGCAGGCTGTGGAAGAAGCAGAAAAGTTGGGATACGAATTGGGGTTATGCAAAGCTGCCAACCTGTATGCCCATGTATTATTACAACTATCAAGACCCAATGAAGGGATCACCTGGTACCGCCGCTCTACCCGGCTGGCGGTTGATCTCAACAATGATTCCTTGCTGGCAAAAGGTCTTCGCGGCATTGGTCAGGCCCTTTGGTACCAGTGTAACTTTCAACAGGCTATTGATACCATCACGCTGTCTATTCAACATTTTAAACAACTCGGCTGGAAAAAGGATATCTCAGATGCTACCATGACCATGAGCAATATATATGGCAACCAGGGTAACTATGAAAAGTCGTTTGAAGTAGCCCAGCAATCCCTTGCATTGAGCCAGGACCTTCACGATATAGGTAATATTGTATTATCACTCACAGAAATAGGTAAGTCATACAGGAATATTGGTGATCATACCAGTGCATTGGAATATTACAAAAAAGGCTATGCATACAATTCCTCGGGAATGCATTGGGCTTACAGATATCTTTCGCAATGCATGGGCGAGCTGTATTGCGATCTGCAGCAATTCGATTCTGCCTGGTACTTTTATCAACAAAGCTTTAACGGCAATCCGGGCAGCAAGTCGTCCAGATTACGCGTAGCAGAATACTACCTGCTCCGGAAGGAATACGATTCCGCCCAGGCACAGTTTGCTTACTTATACAATGTGCTAAAGCCGGGCGGCGAAAAACACCTTTACATGTATTCCATGCTGGGGTTGGGCAAAATATACTTCGCAAAAAAAGACTACACCAGGGCCAGACAATTTGCTTACGAAGCATGGACGCTGGCCCGGCAAAAAAATGCCAAATTAAACCTCCGCGATGCCTGCCAGCTACTTTATTCCATCCATGAGGAAATGAAACAACCCGGCCAGGCCTTCTACTATTACAAACAATACGTGCAGGTGAAAGAGGCCGTACTGAACGATCAGTTGAAAGGAAAACTCTATGAATTCCGGCGCATTGCAGAAGATGAAAAAAAAGTGGCGCAGATAAAACTGCTCGAACAGGAAAAACTCATCAGTGAACAAAAACTCAAAAGCAATCAACTATTAAGGAATATCCTCACAGGAGGCCTGGTATTACTGGCATTCCTCAGCCTGATGGTACTGGGGAACATATCCCTGAAACGTAAAAATGAAAAACTACGGAACGAAAAAATACAGAAAGACCTGGAGCACCGCGCCACAGAATTGGAAATGCAGGCCCTGCGCGCGCAGATGAACCCCCATTTCATCTTCAACTGCCTTAGTTCCATCAACCGCTTCATCCTGAAAAATGAACCCGATAAAGCATCAGATTACCTTACCCGCTTTTCCAGGCTCATCCGGCTCGTACTCATCAACTCCCAAAAACCATACATCGTACTGGAAGATGAAATAGAAATGTTGCGCCTCTACCTTGAAATGGAACAGCTTCGTTTCAAAAACACATTCGATTATAGCATCATCTATAACAATGATATTGAACCGTCCAACATCATGCTGCCTCCTTTATTGCTGCAGCCCTTTTGTGAAAATGCCATCTGGCACGGCTTAATGCATAAAGAAGGACATGGCCAACTGTCCGTTGCATTTAGTATGCGCAATAATATTCTAAATTGCACCATTACCGACAATGGCATAGGCCGCGCCCGCGCTGCTGAAATACAAACCAAATCAGCAGAAAAAATAAAATCATTGGGTATCAAACTAACGGCGGAGCGCCTCGCCTTGTTTAATGAAGACAGGTCTATACAAACTTATTATAATATTGAAGACATAAAAGATGAGCAATGCAACATTATCGGCACCAAAGTGACTATAGAGATCAGATACAAAGAATTGACCGAAACCGTTCGATAA
- a CDS encoding DJ-1/PfpI family protein yields MKDIILHVLIFLVLLLGTAQLQAQQPQKAWYCPPCNSACDSLVFKTAGKCPHCGMSLLQQTPEEHHKIMNEKKLTVAFYLQNGVEVLDFAGPMEVFSYAQFKIFTVSKTKDPIISQGILKIIPDYSIEDAPPADIIAFFGGNAGNASNDPKVIEWLKRQPTPDYYFSVCTGAFILGKADILNNLTVTTFHESIANLQKAVPTAKVLSNVRFVDNGKVITTAGISAGIDGALHLVAKIRGQEAARNVATYMEYDKWIPEQGLIIKK; encoded by the coding sequence ATGAAAGACATTATCCTCCATGTTCTCATCTTCCTGGTGCTGCTGTTGGGAACAGCACAGCTACAGGCGCAGCAACCACAGAAAGCCTGGTACTGCCCACCCTGCAACAGCGCCTGTGACAGCCTCGTTTTTAAAACTGCCGGTAAATGTCCGCATTGCGGTATGTCGCTCCTACAGCAAACACCGGAAGAACACCATAAAATCATGAATGAAAAAAAACTAACCGTAGCCTTCTACCTGCAGAATGGCGTTGAAGTATTGGACTTTGCCGGTCCTATGGAAGTATTCTCCTACGCGCAGTTTAAAATATTCACCGTATCCAAAACCAAAGACCCCATCATCTCGCAGGGCATACTAAAAATAATCCCTGATTACAGCATTGAGGATGCACCACCCGCCGACATTATTGCTTTCTTCGGTGGTAATGCCGGCAATGCCTCCAATGACCCTAAAGTCATTGAGTGGTTAAAGCGCCAGCCCACACCCGACTATTATTTCTCCGTTTGTACCGGCGCTTTCATCTTAGGGAAAGCCGATATACTCAATAACCTTACGGTCACCACCTTTCACGAAAGCATTGCCAACCTGCAGAAAGCGGTACCTACCGCGAAAGTACTATCCAATGTACGCTTTGTTGACAATGGTAAAGTCATCACCACAGCAGGTATCTCCGCAGGTATTGATGGCGCCTTGCACCTCGTGGCCAAAATACGCGGCCAGGAAGCCGCCCGCAACGTAGCCACCTACATGGAATACGACAAATGGATACCAGAACAGGGACTCATCATTAAGAAATAA
- a CDS encoding ATP-binding cassette domain-containing protein → MAIPYEQKDTILHVENLCVAYGDKVILRDVNLLERDTIREGKSQGQVIAVLGRSGRGKSTLFRALTGLENPTSGRVLIPDYSKPASNGKQPAKLVQEGDVGFVNQKYTLFRHKTVYEALWFALRKSGMTKAEKEEEIMHYLREWGLEKNKDQYPNFLSGGQRQRTAILEQLLSSGYYMVLDEPFSGLDIGNIMSVKKAFELISLRHDLNTIIFSTHDIELAVELADSIYIIGYPQDEQGNAIHTGTVLKHFDLKQMGLAWHDGLAAPHFECVQMIKEIMLRS, encoded by the coding sequence ATGGCTATTCCTTATGAACAGAAAGATACGATCCTTCATGTAGAGAACCTTTGTGTGGCCTATGGTGATAAGGTGATTTTACGGGATGTGAACCTGCTTGAAAGGGATACGATACGTGAGGGAAAGTCGCAGGGGCAGGTGATTGCTGTGCTGGGAAGATCGGGACGGGGAAAATCAACGTTGTTCCGTGCCCTGACAGGGCTGGAAAATCCCACCTCCGGGCGGGTGTTGATCCCGGACTATTCCAAACCAGCCAGCAACGGAAAGCAACCGGCAAAGCTGGTACAGGAAGGCGATGTAGGCTTCGTGAACCAGAAGTATACGCTGTTCCGTCATAAAACGGTGTACGAGGCATTGTGGTTTGCCCTACGCAAGAGTGGTATGACGAAAGCGGAAAAAGAAGAAGAGATTATGCATTACCTGAGAGAGTGGGGGCTGGAGAAGAATAAGGACCAGTACCCCAATTTCCTCTCGGGCGGACAGCGCCAGCGTACAGCGATCCTTGAGCAGTTATTAAGCTCTGGTTATTATATGGTACTGGATGAACCTTTCTCCGGGCTGGATATTGGTAATATTATGAGCGTTAAAAAGGCCTTTGAATTGATCAGCCTGCGTCATGACCTGAATACGATCATTTTCAGTACCCATGATATTGAGCTGGCGGTGGAGCTGGCTGATTCTATTTATATTATCGGTTATCCGCAGGATGAGCAGGGGAATGCAATACATACGGGTACCGTATTAAAGCATTTTGACCTGAAGCAGATGGGCCTGGCCTGGCATGATGGATTGGCTGCCCCGCATTTTGAATGCGTGCAGATGATTAAGGAGATTATGTTGAGGTCGTGA
- a CDS encoding OmpA family protein: protein MKWTSLTLFSKSLIVLALAGGVGGAVYYLSPGLRVDESKTVEKLDVSDKDVNNVTTSAELPLPGAEASGDVASKPLVRVAGYAWNAQSGLIVANGGPKTTKGSLMEKNGVNLEIIRQDWLTELRNLQMKFVEEFDKGNAAPKEGTAGIIIMGDGVPFYLSSAQQALDDKYGAGKYQLQVVGAVGLSYGEDKLIGPPSWKMNPQSMKGALVSAVIGDGDWVTAVNYASANGLKINPDPATYDAEAVNFLASANDDYIESAKELIKSQTQGWTVPLKEVKAGKLTGKSINKKVDGCATWTPGDKMVFDALTGFTDVVSTKEFNNQMATTIIFLRQWADRNKEAVSNILKSAYAASNQMKQYDTWRKRASETTQKSFNMETPEYWYAMFKGQQGEKNGISYNMGGSRVFNLADANQYYGITDGTNRYKAVYDQVSRYLKTLNPAGFNQNVKRIVPYEEAVNLSFLKDVKDIDAGATYATDYSKKATSVMASGEWRINFDPGRATIRPEGKDVLEQIYNLLVQAEDSKLELVGHTDNTGTQEGNYALSTARAESVKNYLIQKGIPATRFQKIDGKGQDEPTADNNTAAGKAQNRRVVISLLK, encoded by the coding sequence ATGAAATGGACAAGTCTTACTTTATTCTCTAAGTCACTTATTGTACTGGCATTAGCCGGTGGTGTTGGTGGCGCTGTTTATTATCTCTCCCCCGGCCTGCGGGTGGATGAGTCGAAAACGGTGGAGAAGCTGGATGTATCTGATAAAGATGTAAATAATGTAACTACTTCTGCAGAATTGCCTTTACCTGGTGCGGAAGCATCCGGCGATGTAGCCTCCAAGCCCCTGGTACGTGTGGCAGGATATGCCTGGAATGCGCAGTCGGGGCTGATTGTAGCCAATGGCGGACCTAAAACGACCAAAGGCTCCCTTATGGAAAAGAATGGTGTGAACCTGGAGATCATCCGCCAGGACTGGCTGACTGAGTTGCGTAACCTGCAGATGAAGTTTGTAGAAGAATTCGATAAAGGTAATGCTGCTCCCAAAGAAGGCACCGCTGGTATTATTATTATGGGTGATGGCGTTCCTTTCTATCTCAGCTCTGCTCAGCAGGCGCTGGATGATAAGTATGGCGCTGGTAAGTATCAGTTGCAGGTGGTAGGTGCAGTTGGTTTAAGTTATGGTGAGGATAAGCTGATCGGGCCGCCAAGCTGGAAGATGAACCCACAGTCTATGAAGGGGGCGCTGGTATCGGCTGTTATTGGCGATGGCGACTGGGTTACTGCGGTTAACTACGCTTCTGCCAATGGCCTTAAGATCAACCCTGATCCTGCTACGTATGATGCTGAAGCGGTGAATTTCCTGGCTTCTGCCAATGATGATTATATTGAATCTGCCAAAGAGCTGATCAAGTCTCAAACACAAGGATGGACTGTTCCCCTGAAAGAAGTGAAAGCGGGTAAGCTGACCGGTAAGAGTATTAATAAGAAGGTGGATGGTTGCGCTACATGGACGCCTGGCGACAAGATGGTTTTTGATGCACTGACCGGATTCACAGATGTTGTTTCCACGAAAGAGTTCAATAACCAGATGGCAACTACGATTATTTTCCTGCGTCAATGGGCGGATCGTAATAAAGAGGCGGTTAGTAATATTCTTAAGTCGGCCTATGCGGCTTCTAACCAGATGAAGCAATATGATACCTGGAGAAAGAGGGCCTCTGAAACTACTCAAAAGTCTTTTAATATGGAGACGCCTGAGTATTGGTATGCGATGTTCAAAGGTCAGCAGGGGGAAAAGAACGGTATTTCTTATAATATGGGTGGCTCCCGGGTGTTTAACCTGGCCGATGCCAACCAGTATTATGGTATTACCGATGGCACGAACCGTTATAAGGCAGTGTATGACCAGGTATCGCGTTACCTGAAGACATTGAACCCGGCAGGATTTAACCAGAATGTTAAGCGTATTGTACCTTATGAAGAAGCGGTGAATTTATCATTCCTGAAAGATGTGAAGGATATTGATGCCGGTGCTACGTATGCCACTGACTATTCTAAAAAGGCAACGAGTGTAATGGCCTCCGGTGAGTGGCGTATCAATTTTGATCCGGGTCGTGCTACTATCCGTCCGGAAGGAAAGGATGTACTGGAACAGATCTATAACCTGCTGGTGCAGGCAGAAGATTCCAAACTGGAGCTGGTAGGTCACACTGACAATACCGGTACACAGGAAGGCAACTACGCATTGAGCACCGCCCGTGCGGAATCTGTAAAGAATTATTTGATTCAAAAAGGTATTCCTGCTACCCGTTTCCAGAAGATTGATGGCAAGGGCCAGGATGAACCGACAGCAGATAATAACACGGCTGCCGGTAAAGCGCAGAACAGGCGGGTAGTGATTAGTCTTCTTAAATAA
- a CDS encoding GlxA family transcriptional regulator yields MQQANKAAVQIVFIIPPKVHLLDITGPAHVFYEALSYGAPVTLHFSNIHAAENAIESSSQLWLSRLTDFNALHLNKDDIIFVPGLESSLLLDEHFLTVSSKPFQLWMEQQHRNGITVCSVCTGAFLLAQAGMLDHKACTTHWKYIDRLAQHYPQAQVQQNRLFVQTGALYTSAGVAAGIDLSLYLLEQLFGSRFATQIAKEVVVYVRRTESDPQLSVFMQYRNHMEERIHKAQDILSQSLEKRLNIEQLATQVHMSGRNLTRLFRKTTNISISQYVDQLRIERARQLLKEGHTMQSTAGLCGLKSTNQLRQLLKKK; encoded by the coding sequence ATGCAACAGGCCAATAAAGCTGCCGTACAGATCGTATTCATCATTCCTCCCAAAGTTCACCTGCTGGATATCACCGGCCCCGCTCATGTCTTTTATGAAGCCCTGAGCTATGGCGCCCCTGTTACCTTACATTTCAGCAACATCCATGCAGCCGAAAACGCCATAGAAAGCAGCAGCCAGCTATGGCTTTCCCGCCTTACAGACTTTAACGCCCTCCACTTAAATAAGGACGACATTATATTCGTGCCCGGTCTGGAATCATCCCTCCTGCTGGATGAGCACTTCCTCACCGTTTCCTCCAAACCTTTCCAGCTTTGGATGGAACAACAGCACCGCAACGGTATTACCGTCTGTTCTGTATGTACCGGCGCTTTCCTGCTGGCACAGGCCGGCATGCTCGACCACAAAGCCTGTACAACTCACTGGAAATACATAGACCGTTTGGCGCAACATTATCCGCAGGCGCAGGTACAGCAGAACCGGTTGTTTGTGCAGACTGGGGCCCTGTACACCAGTGCAGGTGTCGCCGCTGGTATAGACCTCTCCTTATATCTCCTGGAACAGCTCTTCGGTTCCCGCTTTGCCACACAGATCGCCAAAGAGGTAGTTGTATACGTCCGCAGGACCGAGTCTGATCCGCAGCTCAGCGTTTTCATGCAGTACCGCAATCACATGGAAGAACGTATTCATAAGGCGCAGGACATACTGTCTCAGTCGCTGGAAAAGAGGCTCAACATAGAACAACTGGCCACGCAGGTGCACATGAGTGGCCGTAACCTCACCCGGCTCTTCCGGAAAACAACCAACATCTCCATCAGTCAATACGTTGACCAGCTCCGTATCGAACGTGCCCGGCAATTACTAAAGGAAGGACATACCATGCAATCAACAGCCGGCCTCTGCGGCCTCAAAAGCACCAATCAACTCCGCCAGCTCCTGAAGAAAAAATAA